Proteins encoded together in one Bos indicus isolate NIAB-ARS_2022 breed Sahiwal x Tharparkar chromosome 25, NIAB-ARS_B.indTharparkar_mat_pri_1.0, whole genome shotgun sequence window:
- the CCNF gene encoding cyclin-F yields MGSGGVIHCRCAKCFCYPSKRRIRRRPRNLTILNLPEDALFHILKWLSVGDILAVRAVHSHLKYLVDNHASVWACASFQELWPSPGNLKLFERAAEKGNFEAAVKLGIAYLYNEGLSVSDEARAEVNGLRASRYFSLAERLNVGAAPFIWLFIRPPWSVSGSCCKAVVHESLRAECQQQKTHRASILHCLGRVLSLFEDEEKQKQARNLFEESANQGCLTSSYLLWESDRRMDMLDPGRCLHSFRKLRDFAAKGCWEAQLSLAKACAHGHQLGLEAKASSEIVCQLFQASHAVNKQRVFSVQKGLNDTMRYILIDWLVEVATMKDFSSLCLHLTVECVDRYLRRRLVPRYRLQLLGIACMVICTRFISKEILTIREAVWLTDNTYKYEDLVRMMGEVVSALDGKIRVPTVVDYKDVLLTLVPMAPRTQHLCSFLCELSLLHTSLAAYAPAHLAAAALLLARLTHGQTQPWTTQLWDLTGFSCEDLIPCVLSLHQKCFHDDAPKDYRQVSLTAVKQRFEDKRYEEISLEEVLSYGQLCAALGVKQESLEPAPFLSAGDIHAFLSSPSARRTKRKRENSLQEDRGSFVTTPTAELSSQEETLLGSFLDWSLDYCSGYEGDQESEGEKEGDVTAPSGVLDVTVVYLSPEEHCCQESSDEEACPEEACGAQDTQALVPGHQALRTPGPEPPLCSRWGLGKDVTTSGYSSVNSASPTDSGRTSGGPPRSTSELPTGSSLNTQPCHHHARKSCLQCRPPSPPESCAPQQQVKRKNLSAHSEEEEEDMNLGFLKL; encoded by the exons ATGGGGAGCGGAGGCG tgatcCACTGTAGGTGTGCCAAGTGTTTCTGTTATCCTTCAAAGCGGAGAATAAGAAGGAGACCTCGAAACCTCACAATCTTGAATCTCCCTGAAGATGCGCTCTTTCATATCCTGAAATGGCTTTCTGTTGGAGACATCCTTGCTGTCCGAGCT GTGCATTCCCACCTGAAGTACCTGGTGGACAACCATGCCAGCGTGTGGGCGTGCGCCAGCTTCCAGGAGCtgtggccttctccagggaacctgaAGCTCTTTGAAAG GGCTGCTGAGAAAGGGAACTTTGAAGCTGCCGTGAAGCTGGGCATTGCCTACCTGTACAACGAAGGCT TGTCAGTGTCTGACGAGGCCCGGGCGGAAGTGAACGGCCTGAGGGCCTCTCGCTACTTCAGCCTGGCTGAGCGGCTGAACGTGGGCGCCGCGCCCTTCATCTGGCTCTTCATCCGCCCGCCTTGGTCGGTGTCCGGGAGCTGCTGCAAGGCCGTGGTTCATGAGAGCCTCAGGGCGGAGTGCCAGCAGCAGAAA ACCCACAGGGCGTCCATACTGCACTGCCTGGGGAGGGTGCTGAGTCTCTTCGAG GatgaagagaaacagaagcaggCCCGGAACCTGTTTGAAGAGTCCGCTAACCAGGGGTGTCTGACCAGCTCATACCTCCTCTGGGAGAGTGACAGGCGGATGGAC ATGCTGGACCCCGGACGGTGCCTCCACAGCTTCCGGAAGCTCAGGGACTTTGCTGCCAAAGGCTGCTGGGAAGCGCAG CTGTCTCTAGCCAAAGCCTGTGCACACGGACACCAGCTTGGATTGGAAGCAAAAGCCTCCAGCGAGATAGTCTGCCAGTTGTTCCAGGCCTCCCACGCTGTCAATAAGCAGAGGGTCTTCTCTGTCCAGAAGGGGCTCAATGACACAATGAG GTACATCCTCATCGACTGGCTGGTGGAGGTCGCCACCATGAAGGACTTCTCGAGCCTGTGTCTCCACCTGACTGTGGAGTGCGTGGACCGGTACCTGCGGAGGCGGCTGGTGCCCCGGTACCGGCTGCAGCTGCTGGGCATCGCCTGCATGGTCATCTGCACCCG GTTCATCAGCAAGGAGATCCTGACGATCCGGGAGGCCGTGTGGCTCACAGACAACACGTACAAGTACGAGGACCTGGTGAGGATGATGGGCGAGGTCGTCTCGGCCCTGGACGGGAAGATACGG GTCCCCACCGTGGTCGATTACAAGGATGTCCTGCTGACGCTGGTCCCCATGGCACCAAGAACCCAGCACCTGTGCAGCTTCCTCTGCGAGCTCTCCCTGCTGCACACCAGCCTGGCTGCCTACGCCCCAGCCCACCTGGCTGCAGCCGCCCTGCTGCTGGCGAGGCTGACGCATGGGCAGA cGCAGCCCTGGACCACCCAGTTGTGGGACCTCACTGGCTTCTCCTGTGAAGACCTCATCCCCTGTGTCTTAAGTCTTCATCAGAAGTG CTTCCACGATGACGCCCCCAAGGACTACAGGCAGGTGTCTCTCACTGCCGTCAAGCAGCGATTCGAGGACAAGCGCTACGAGGAGATCAGCCTGGAAGAG GTGCTGAGCTACGGCCAGCTGTGTGCTGCCCTGGGCGTGAAACAGGAGAGCCTGGAACCTGCACCCTTCCTCAGCGCAGGCGATATTCACGCCTTCCTCAGCTCGCCCTCCGCGAGGAGGACCAAGCG GAAGCGGGAGAACAGCCTCCAGGAGGACAGGGGCAGCTTCGTCACCACACCCACCGCCGAGCTGTCCAGCCAGGAGGAGACGCTGCTGGGCAGCTTCCTGGACTGGAGCCTGGACTACTGCTCGGGCTACGAGGGCGACCAGGAGAGCGAGGGCGAGAAGGAGGGCGACG TGACGGCTCCCAGCGGTGTCCTCGACGTCACTGTGGTCTACCTGAGTCCGGAGGAGCACTGCTGCCAGGAGTCCAGCGACGAGGAGGCCTGCCCGGAGGAGGCGTGTGGGGCCCAGGACACACAGGCGCTGGTGCCAGGCCACCAGGCGCTGCGGACCCCAGGGCCGGAGCCCCCCCTGTGCagcaggtgggggctgggcaAGGATGTCACGACGTCGGGGTACTCCTCCGTCAACAGCGCGAGTCCCACAGACTCTGGGCGCACCTCAGGGGGGCCCCCCCGGTCTACCTCAGAGCTGCCCACTGGCAGCAGTTTGAACACACAGCCCTGCCACCACCACGCCCGGAAGTCGTGTTTACAGTGTCGCCCTCCCAGCCCCCCGGAGAGCTGTGCTCCCCAACAGCAGGTGAAGAGGAAGAACCTGTCAGCCcacagtgaggaggaggaggaagacatgAACTTGGGCTTCTTGAAGCTGTGA